A window of Paremcibacter congregatus contains these coding sequences:
- a CDS encoding rod shape-determining protein: MLEKLLGMFSSDMAIDLGTANTLVYVKGRGIVLNEPSVVAIKNVGGVKSVIAVGEAAKLMLGRTPGDIEAIRPLRDGVIADFEVAEAMIKDFIRKVHNRSMFASPQIVICVPSGSTPVERKAIRDSALEAGARRVSLIEEPMAAAIGAGLPVTEPSGSMIVDIGGGTSEVAVLSLCGIVYAASVRVGGDKMDEAIISYVRRNHNLLIGEASAERIKKEIGTAAAPEDGVGETMEIKGRDLMNGVPKVVIVDQLQISEALAEPVSAIVEGVKSGLEQTPPELASDIVEKGIVLTGGGALLRDLDKVIRKATGLAVIIADEPLTCVALGTGRALEDEILSHVLLESY, from the coding sequence ATGTTAGAAAAACTTCTGGGGATGTTCTCATCCGATATGGCCATTGATCTGGGAACAGCAAATACCCTGGTATATGTTAAAGGGCGCGGGATTGTTCTTAATGAGCCTTCCGTGGTAGCCATTAAAAACGTCGGGGGCGTGAAGTCCGTTATTGCCGTGGGGGAGGCCGCGAAATTAATGCTGGGCCGGACACCTGGTGATATTGAAGCCATCCGTCCTTTGCGCGACGGCGTGATTGCCGACTTTGAAGTGGCGGAAGCCATGATTAAGGATTTTATCCGCAAGGTGCATAACCGCAGCATGTTCGCCAGCCCGCAAATCGTGATCTGCGTGCCGTCCGGCTCAACGCCTGTGGAACGCAAGGCGATCCGGGACAGTGCGCTGGAAGCGGGCGCCCGTCGGGTGTCTTTGATTGAAGAACCCATGGCGGCGGCGATTGGCGCCGGGCTGCCGGTGACAGAGCCCTCCGGGTCGATGATTGTCGATATCGGGGGTGGGACCAGTGAAGTAGCGGTTCTCTCTCTGTGCGGTATCGTGTATGCGGCCTCTGTCCGGGTTGGCGGCGATAAAATGGACGAAGCGATTATCTCTTATGTGCGACGCAATCACAACCTGTTGATCGGGGAAGCCAGTGCGGAACGGATCAAAAAAGAAATCGGTACGGCGGCGGCCCCGGAAGACGGCGTCGGAGAAACCATGGAAATCAAAGGCCGCGATCTGATGAACGGGGTGCCGAAAGTGGTGATCGTCGATCAGTTGCAGATATCCGAAGCCTTGGCCGAACCGGTCAGCGCCATTGTTGAAGGCGTGAAAAGCGGCCTGGAACAGACGCCACCGGAACTGGCGTCCGATATTGTTGAAAAAGGCATTGTGCTCACCGGTGGCGGGGCGCTCTTGCGGGATCTGGATAAGGTTATCCGCAAAGCGACCGGTCTTGCAGTTATTATTGCCGACGAACCGCTGACCTGTGTGGCGTTGGGGACAGGTCGGGCACTGGAAGATGAAATTTTGTCTCACGTTCTGTTGGAGTCATACTAA
- a CDS encoding ATP phosphoribosyltransferase regulatory subunit: protein MPRSINEPNDTALLPEGLHDTLAHTAEHEAEIVEKLRQCFASHGYERVVPPLMEFEESLLIGPGKAQSRNMFRVMDPVTQRMMAVRTDMTGQVARIARTRLRNAPRPLRLSYSGDVLRVRGTQLRPEREFKQAGVELIGSDSTEAYVEIILLARNVLSSVGIANASIDLTMPLLVPAICRGLGLSKEVSATVRHALNAKDMGELETLDGEIGEISRALLAATGAADAGMDILNKINLPTEAREICGEMDILLARLKEVAPELSMTLDPGEYTGFEFQTGIGFSLFVKGVRGELGRGGRYPVEGDDSPEPATGFSLYLDSLMRALPEMTALKYIYCPYGMDMAAIADLRDQGYRTICGLQEAEDDRAEAQRLKCQYLWQADNVIEC from the coding sequence ATGCCCAGATCAATTAATGAACCGAACGATACAGCTCTCCTCCCGGAAGGCCTGCATGATACCCTTGCCCATACCGCTGAACATGAGGCGGAAATCGTCGAGAAATTGCGGCAATGCTTTGCCTCTCATGGCTATGAGCGGGTGGTTCCGCCCCTGATGGAGTTTGAGGAAAGTCTTCTGATCGGGCCGGGCAAGGCCCAGTCGCGCAATATGTTCCGGGTGATGGACCCGGTGACCCAGCGCATGATGGCCGTACGCACCGATATGACAGGGCAGGTGGCCCGCATTGCCCGTACCAGATTACGCAATGCGCCGCGGCCCTTGCGACTGAGCTATTCCGGCGATGTACTCAGGGTGCGGGGTACGCAACTCCGGCCTGAACGGGAATTCAAGCAGGCGGGGGTCGAGCTGATCGGCTCCGACAGCACTGAAGCCTATGTAGAAATTATTCTATTGGCGCGTAATGTGCTATCTTCTGTCGGGATTGCCAACGCCTCTATTGACTTGACCATGCCGTTACTGGTGCCGGCGATTTGCCGTGGCCTTGGCTTGTCGAAAGAGGTTTCTGCTACTGTGCGGCATGCCTTGAACGCCAAGGATATGGGCGAGTTGGAAACACTTGATGGCGAGATCGGCGAGATCAGCCGGGCGTTGCTGGCCGCGACCGGCGCGGCAGACGCCGGTATGGATATTCTCAACAAGATAAATTTGCCGACAGAGGCCCGTGAAATCTGCGGGGAAATGGATATTCTTCTGGCCCGCCTGAAAGAGGTCGCGCCGGAACTGAGTATGACGCTTGATCCTGGTGAATATACCGGATTCGAATTTCAGACCGGCATTGGGTTCTCTCTGTTTGTCAAAGGCGTGCGCGGGGAACTGGGTCGCGGTGGGCGTTATCCTGTCGAAGGTGATGACAGCCCGGAACCGGCGACCGGTTTCTCCCTCTATCTGGACAGTCTGATGCGGGCTCTGCCGGAAATGACGGCCTTGAAATATATATATTGTCCGTATGGCATGGATATGGCGGCGATTGCCGATCTGAGGGATCAGGGCTATCGTACCATCTGTGGCCTGCAGGAGGCAGAGGATGATCGGGCGGAAGCCCAGCGGCTGAAATGTCAGTATCTCTGGCAGGCCGATAATGTTATTGAGTGTTAA
- a CDS encoding VOC family protein: protein MLGYVMVGTNNMAKAADFYDKILAELGASRTMEEESFIAWGTGKGKTDFSITTPNDGNAATVGNGSMMAFYAPDNATVDKIYAMALELGGTCEGPAGLRPEYAPNFYAGYFRDLDGNKMNVFHYPLG, encoded by the coding sequence ATGCTCGGATACGTTATGGTGGGAACGAATAATATGGCCAAAGCGGCTGATTTTTATGATAAAATACTTGCTGAACTTGGTGCAAGCCGCACTATGGAAGAAGAATCTTTTATCGCATGGGGTACAGGTAAAGGCAAAACCGACTTTAGCATCACAACCCCAAATGATGGTAACGCAGCTACAGTTGGCAATGGATCAATGATGGCTTTTTATGCCCCCGACAATGCCACTGTTGACAAAATCTACGCCATGGCGCTTGAATTAGGCGGGACATGTGAAGGACCAGCCGGCCTCCGTCCTGAATATGCACCGAACTTCTATGCCGGATATTTCCGCGACCTCGACGGCAATAAAATGAACGTCTTCCATTATCCATTGGGCTAA
- a CDS encoding 2-isopropylmalate synthase, whose protein sequence is MTNDKNRVIIFDTTLRDGEQSPGCSMTLNEKLRVAEALEHLGVDVIEAGFAIASNGDFDAISQISQLLKNTSVCSLSRASFKDIDRAAEALKKAVRPRIHTFISTSPLHMEHKLQMTPEEVIGRIHDSVSYARNLCDDVEWSCEDGTRTEEDFLYRSIEVAIKAGATTINVPDTVGYTTPDEYEIMMRKIIENVPNSDKAIFSTHCHNDLGLAVANSIAAVQGGARQVECTINGIGERAGNAALEEIIMAFRTRQDALPYHTNIVTENITKTSRLVSSVTGLEVQHNKAIVGANAFAHESGIHQDGMLKNAETYEIMTPESVGLKKSELVMGKHSGRHAFKEKLKDLGYDLGDNEFMSAFTRFKDLADVKKTLYDDDIIAIVDEDRRDNEHMKLESWSFICDSWQPSSATFGLLVDGENLTVSSKGNGPVDASFKALRTLTDGEPHLELYQVHAVTRGTDAQAEVTVRLEENGKTVNGHGAHVDTLVASAKAYVNALNKLKVKRAKTAPEALTL, encoded by the coding sequence ATGACCAATGATAAAAACAGGGTTATCATCTTTGACACGACTTTGCGTGACGGCGAGCAATCTCCGGGCTGTTCCATGACGTTGAATGAAAAACTCCGGGTGGCGGAAGCGCTGGAACATCTCGGTGTTGACGTGATTGAGGCGGGGTTTGCCATTGCGTCAAATGGTGATTTTGATGCCATATCGCAGATTTCGCAATTACTGAAGAACACCAGCGTTTGTTCTCTGTCCCGCGCGTCTTTCAAAGATATCGACCGGGCGGCGGAAGCCTTGAAAAAGGCCGTACGCCCCCGCATTCATACTTTTATTTCCACCAGTCCGTTGCATATGGAGCATAAGCTGCAAATGACTCCGGAGGAGGTGATCGGCCGCATTCATGACAGTGTGAGCTATGCCCGCAATCTTTGTGATGATGTGGAATGGTCCTGTGAAGATGGCACCCGCACGGAAGAGGACTTCTTGTACCGGTCTATTGAGGTGGCGATCAAGGCCGGGGCGACGACCATCAATGTGCCGGATACAGTGGGTTACACCACACCGGATGAATATGAAATCATGATGCGCAAGATCATCGAGAATGTGCCGAATTCCGACAAAGCGATTTTCTCGACCCATTGTCATAACGATCTGGGGCTGGCGGTGGCGAACTCCATCGCGGCGGTTCAGGGCGGCGCGCGTCAGGTTGAATGTACCATCAATGGCATCGGCGAGCGGGCCGGCAATGCGGCTTTGGAAGAGATTATCATGGCTTTCCGCACCCGTCAGGATGCTTTGCCTTATCATACAAATATCGTGACCGAGAATATCACCAAAACCTCGCGCCTGGTGTCTTCTGTGACGGGGTTGGAAGTACAGCATAACAAAGCGATTGTCGGCGCCAACGCCTTCGCCCATGAAAGCGGCATTCATCAGGATGGCATGCTGAAGAATGCCGAGACCTACGAGATCATGACCCCGGAATCTGTCGGCCTGAAGAAATCGGAACTGGTGATGGGAAAACATTCGGGCCGTCATGCTTTCAAGGAGAAACTGAAAGATCTGGGTTATGATCTTGGTGATAACGAATTCATGAGCGCCTTTACCCGTTTCAAGGATCTGGCGGACGTGAAAAAGACACTCTATGACGATGATATCATAGCCATTGTCGACGAAGATAGACGCGATAATGAACATATGAAGCTGGAAAGCTGGTCCTTCATTTGTGACAGTTGGCAACCGAGCAGCGCCACCTTCGGGCTGCTGGTCGATGGTGAAAATCTCACGGTGTCCAGCAAGGGTAACGGGCCAGTGGATGCGTCCTTCAAAGCGTTACGGACCCTGACAGATGGGGAGCCGCATCTGGAACTGTATCAGGTGCACGCGGTGACCCGTGGCACGGATGCCCAGGCGGAAGTTACCGTACGGCTGGAAGAAAATGGCAAGACGGTCAATGGCCACGGGGCCCATGTGGATACGTTGGTCGCCTCGGCCAAGGCCTATGTCAATGCGTTGAACAAGCTCAAGGTGAAACGCGCGAAAACCGCCCCGGAAGCGCTCACGCTATAG
- a CDS encoding DUF805 domain-containing protein, whose product MEFSEAVKSVFSKFATFSGRAARSEYWYFQLFIFLVQIAITILTMVVPFLALLSLIFALITILPGLAVSVRRLHDKNKSGWWLLLCFIPLVGAIILLIWFAMAGTEGPNEYGDDPLADPAEVFA is encoded by the coding sequence ATGGAATTTTCTGAAGCTGTTAAATCGGTCTTTTCAAAGTTTGCAACATTTTCAGGCCGGGCAGCCCGGTCTGAATATTGGTACTTTCAGTTGTTTATCTTTCTGGTGCAGATTGCAATCACGATCCTGACGATGGTTGTCCCGTTTCTCGCGCTGCTTTCCTTGATCTTTGCTTTGATCACGATCCTGCCCGGACTGGCGGTATCTGTGAGACGGTTGCATGACAAGAATAAATCGGGCTGGTGGTTGTTGCTGTGCTTCATTCCTCTGGTCGGGGCTATTATTCTGCTGATCTGGTTTGCAATGGCCGGTACGGAAGGGCCCAATGAATATGGGGATGATCCTTTGGCTGATCCTGCCGAAGTCTTTGCATAA
- a CDS encoding phosphoserine transaminase, whose translation MKPVQKPANPLFSSGPCAKRPGWTIENLKDAPLGRSHRAKIGKSKLKEAIDRTASLLGLPEGYRVGIVPGSDTGAVEMALWSLLGARGVDMLAWESFGSGWITDVIKQLKLDDVRSLTADYGALPDLGQVDPARDVVFTWNGTTSGVKVPHADWISDDRGGLTICDATSAAFAMDLPWDKLDVTTFSWQKVLGGEGAHGVIILSPRAVERLENYTPAWPLPKIFRLTKAGKLIEGIFSGATINTPSMLCVEDYLDALNWADSIGGLRGLINRSEDNLAVIRDWVARTDWVQFLANDPATVSNTSVCLKIVAPWFTALDGDAQAAAAKELATLLDTEEAAYDIGAYRDAPAGLRIWAGSTIEASDLKALLPWLDWAYGEVKKTRAA comes from the coding sequence ATGAAACCTGTACAGAAGCCAGCAAACCCGCTGTTTTCGTCGGGTCCGTGCGCCAAGCGCCCGGGCTGGACGATCGAGAATTTAAAAGACGCGCCTTTGGGCCGTTCTCATCGTGCCAAGATTGGCAAATCCAAATTAAAAGAAGCGATTGATCGCACGGCGTCCCTGCTGGGGCTGCCCGAAGGTTATCGCGTGGGCATAGTGCCCGGATCAGATACCGGCGCTGTGGAAATGGCGCTCTGGTCACTGCTCGGCGCACGCGGCGTTGACATGCTGGCCTGGGAAAGTTTCGGTTCCGGCTGGATCACCGACGTGATCAAACAGCTGAAGCTTGACGATGTCCGCAGCCTGACGGCTGATTACGGCGCACTGCCGGATCTGGGTCAGGTTGACCCGGCGCGGGATGTGGTCTTTACCTGGAACGGCACGACCTCTGGCGTGAAAGTCCCTCATGCGGACTGGATCAGTGACGATCGCGGTGGCCTGACCATTTGTGACGCCACCTCGGCCGCCTTTGCAATGGATCTTCCGTGGGACAAGTTGGATGTCACCACGTTTTCCTGGCAGAAAGTACTGGGCGGCGAAGGCGCGCATGGCGTCATTATCCTCAGCCCCCGGGCTGTGGAACGTCTTGAAAATTACACCCCCGCCTGGCCTTTGCCGAAAATTTTCCGCCTGACGAAGGCCGGAAAACTGATCGAAGGCATTTTCTCAGGGGCGACCATCAATACACCGTCGATGCTCTGTGTCGAAGACTACCTTGATGCGCTCAACTGGGCCGACAGCATTGGCGGTCTGCGGGGTTTGATCAACAGGTCCGAAGATAACCTTGCGGTGATCCGGGACTGGGTGGCGCGCACGGACTGGGTACAGTTCCTCGCCAATGATCCGGCGACGGTCTCTAATACCTCCGTCTGTCTCAAGATTGTGGCACCATGGTTCACGGCCCTTGACGGCGACGCGCAGGCGGCGGCGGCCAAGGAACTGGCGACCTTGCTGGACACGGAAGAGGCGGCCTATGATATTGGGGCCTATCGTGATGCACCGGCGGGTCTGCGGATCTGGGCCGGCTCGACGATCGAGGCGTCCGATCTCAAGGCCCTGTTGCCTTGGCTTGATTGGGCCTACGGCGAAGTCAAAAAGACAAGGGCGGCCTGA
- a CDS encoding YiiX/YebB-like N1pC/P60 family cysteine hydrolase: MFQWLREKISNLIILYLRKPVWKYEPFSITSPEILEQHLQPGDVLLVEGNLRVSSIIKYLTQSTWSHAALYIGPDLNAADEGPSESLDLIEAEADGGVKCVSLNKYRHFNTRICRPASLSVAEKAAVIAYTRNRIGHQYDMKNIIDLGRYLIPYPPVPVFFRRRMLAMGSGDPTRAICSTLIAEAFHSVNYPILPQITRECIETPPAKSVLQEIYHIRHHSLFTPRDFDLSPYFKIIKPTLESGFDHKLIKWSHVDKI, translated from the coding sequence ATGTTCCAGTGGTTGCGTGAAAAAATATCTAATCTGATCATCCTTTACCTGCGCAAGCCGGTGTGGAAATATGAACCATTTTCCATCACCAGCCCCGAAATTCTTGAACAACATCTCCAACCCGGCGATGTCCTGCTGGTCGAAGGTAATCTCAGGGTCAGCAGCATCATAAAATATCTGACCCAATCGACCTGGTCTCATGCGGCGCTCTATATTGGACCCGACCTGAATGCGGCTGATGAGGGGCCAAGCGAAAGCCTCGACCTGATTGAAGCCGAGGCCGACGGGGGCGTCAAATGCGTATCCTTAAACAAATACAGGCATTTCAATACCCGGATATGCCGCCCCGCCAGTCTGTCTGTGGCGGAAAAGGCCGCTGTTATCGCCTACACCCGCAACCGCATTGGTCATCAGTATGACATGAAGAATATCATTGACCTTGGCCGCTATCTCATTCCTTATCCACCGGTGCCTGTCTTCTTCCGCCGACGCATGCTGGCCATGGGCAGTGGCGACCCCACCCGCGCCATATGTTCAACCCTGATTGCCGAAGCCTTTCACAGTGTCAACTACCCCATTTTGCCGCAGATTACGCGAGAATGTATCGAGACACCTCCGGCAAAGTCTGTCTTACAGGAGATCTATCATATCCGGCATCATAGTTTGTTTACGCCGCGAGACTTCGACCTGTCTCCCTATTTCAAGATTATTAAGCCCACCCTCGAATCCGGTTTTGATCACAAGTTAATCAAGTGGAGTCATGTGGATAAAATCTAA
- a CDS encoding VOC family protein: MLGYVMVGTNDLQNTAKFYDAILAEIGAKRTMDFESFVAWGTDEKSTMFSISKPNDGKPATVGNGTMMAFATQNPETVDKIYAIALELGGTCEGEPGPRPNFDPNFYAGYFRDPEGNKCNAFHYPQG, from the coding sequence ATGCTCGGATATGTAATGGTAGGGACCAATGACCTGCAAAATACAGCAAAATTTTATGATGCCATTCTGGCGGAGATTGGCGCAAAACGCACCATGGATTTTGAAAGCTTTGTTGCCTGGGGCACGGATGAAAAGAGCACCATGTTCAGCATCAGCAAGCCCAATGATGGTAAACCGGCAACTGTCGGGAACGGTACGATGATGGCCTTTGCCACCCAGAACCCCGAAACGGTTGATAAAATTTATGCCATCGCACTGGAACTTGGCGGCACATGTGAGGGAGAGCCCGGCCCACGCCCGAATTTCGACCCTAATTTTTACGCCGGATATTTTCGCGATCCGGAAGGCAACAAATGTAACGCCTTCCATTACCCGCAAGGCTAA
- the serA gene encoding phosphoglycerate dehydrogenase, whose protein sequence is MVKVLISDKLSPLAKEIFENRGIEVDQIVGLTPEQLIEAIPRYDGLAIRSATKVTADVLAAASNLKVVGRAGIGVDNVDIKAATNHGVVVMNTPFGNSITTAEHAIAMMFAVARQIPLANESTHQGKWEKSRFMGVELTSKTLGVIGCGNIGAIAADRALGLKMKVVAFDPYLSVERAEELGVEKVELDELLARADFITLHTPLTDGTRGILNADAFAKMKDGVRIVNCARGGLIDEDALLAALDNGKVAGVALDVFAVEPAKASPLFGHEKVVATPHLGASTSEAQVNVAVQVAEQMADYLLDGAVTNALNMPSVSAEESVRLAPYMTLAKQLGSFAGQLTEHALQSIQIEYQGDVTELNTRPLTAIVVEGLLQPLMDCVNMVNALAVAKERDIDIIETKHDAEGDYHTYIKVTVTTDKQERSVAGTLFADKRPRIVSVKDILVDAELAPNMLYVSNEDLPGFIGALGTTLGDAGLNIATFSLGRANAGGEAIALVAIDAAPNDKTVLAVQSLPHVKQVRALKF, encoded by the coding sequence ATGGTTAAGGTACTCATTTCTGACAAGTTAAGCCCGCTGGCAAAAGAAATTTTTGAAAACCGCGGCATCGAAGTTGACCAGATCGTTGGTCTCACCCCGGAACAGCTGATCGAAGCCATCCCCCGTTATGACGGCCTGGCGATCCGGTCCGCCACCAAAGTCACCGCAGACGTTCTTGCGGCGGCCAGTAATCTGAAAGTGGTGGGCCGCGCCGGGATCGGGGTTGACAATGTGGACATCAAGGCCGCGACAAATCATGGCGTTGTGGTCATGAACACACCATTCGGCAACAGCATCACAACGGCGGAACACGCCATTGCCATGATGTTCGCTGTTGCCCGGCAAATCCCGCTGGCCAATGAAAGCACCCATCAGGGTAAATGGGAAAAATCCCGCTTTATGGGGGTCGAGCTGACCTCGAAAACCCTGGGCGTGATCGGTTGCGGCAATATCGGCGCCATCGCCGCCGACCGGGCCTTGGGCCTGAAAATGAAAGTGGTTGCTTTTGATCCGTATCTGTCTGTTGAACGGGCCGAGGAACTGGGTGTTGAGAAAGTAGAACTTGACGAGCTCTTGGCCCGTGCCGACTTTATTACCCTGCATACGCCTCTGACCGACGGTACTCGCGGTATTCTGAACGCCGACGCTTTCGCCAAAATGAAAGACGGTGTGCGGATTGTCAACTGTGCCCGCGGTGGTCTGATTGATGAGGACGCGCTGTTGGCGGCATTGGATAATGGCAAGGTTGCCGGGGTTGCCCTTGATGTGTTCGCGGTTGAACCGGCCAAGGCAAGCCCTCTGTTTGGTCATGAGAAAGTCGTCGCCACCCCGCATCTGGGCGCGTCAACCTCCGAAGCGCAGGTTAATGTAGCGGTTCAGGTTGCCGAACAGATGGCCGATTATCTGTTGGACGGGGCCGTGACCAATGCGTTGAATATGCCGTCGGTTTCCGCCGAGGAATCTGTGCGTCTCGCGCCTTATATGACGCTGGCCAAACAGCTGGGCAGCTTCGCCGGCCAGTTGACCGAACATGCGCTGCAGAGCATCCAGATTGAATATCAGGGTGATGTGACTGAACTGAACACCCGGCCGCTGACGGCGATCGTAGTTGAAGGTTTGCTGCAGCCGTTGATGGATTGTGTCAATATGGTCAATGCCCTGGCGGTGGCGAAAGAACGCGACATCGACATTATTGAAACCAAACATGACGCGGAAGGCGACTATCACACCTATATCAAGGTGACGGTCACCACAGACAAGCAGGAACGTTCCGTCGCCGGAACCCTGTTCGCCGACAAACGTCCCCGGATTGTCAGCGTTAAAGACATTCTGGTTGACGCTGAATTAGCGCCGAACATGCTGTATGTCTCAAACGAAGATCTTCCGGGCTTTATCGGCGCGTTGGGCACGACTCTCGGGGACGCGGGTCTTAATATCGCGACCTTCAGTCTCGGTCGGGCCAATGCCGGTGGTGAAGCCATTGCGCTGGTCGCCATTGATGCGGCGCCAAATGACAAGACCGTTCTCGCGGTTCAAAGTCTGCCCCATGTGAAGCAGGTGCGGGCGTTGAAATTCTAA
- a CDS encoding adenylosuccinate synthase gives MANVVVVGSQWGDEGKGKIVDWLSERADVVVRFQGGHNAGHTLVIDGKVYKLSLLPSGIVRGGKYSVIGNGVVVDPWALLKEIDLLKSQGVEVNSDNLMVAENCALILPLHGELDAIREDAANLCTKGGPKIGTTRRGIGPAYEDKVARRALRACDLTSDEAIEARVDVLLGHHNPLRRGLGVAEVDREAMIKQIKELAPKIIPFLGASWRALDEMRRDRKRILFEGAQGIMLDIDHGTYPFVTSSNTISSQAAGGSGTGANTLDYVLGITKAYTTRVGEGPFPTELFDDVGKGLGERGHEFGTVTGRSRRCGYFDAVMVRQATKVGGISGIALTKLDVLDGMDELKVCIGYKLGEETLDYFPASTADQARVTPIYETLEGWSESTFGARTWKDLPATAIKYIRRIEELIETPVALLSTSPEREDTILVQDPFED, from the coding sequence GTGGCGAATGTAGTTGTCGTGGGGTCCCAATGGGGCGATGAAGGTAAAGGCAAGATCGTTGACTGGTTGTCCGAACGCGCCGATGTGGTGGTGCGGTTTCAAGGCGGCCATAATGCCGGCCATACCCTCGTCATTGACGGTAAGGTTTATAAGCTGAGCCTGCTGCCATCCGGCATCGTGCGCGGCGGAAAATACTCCGTTATTGGCAATGGCGTCGTGGTTGATCCCTGGGCCTTGTTGAAAGAAATCGATCTGTTGAAATCTCAGGGCGTCGAGGTGAATTCCGACAATCTGATGGTCGCGGAAAACTGCGCGCTGATCCTGCCGCTGCATGGTGAGCTTGACGCGATTCGTGAAGACGCCGCCAACCTCTGCACCAAGGGCGGACCGAAAATTGGCACCACCCGTCGCGGCATTGGTCCGGCCTATGAAGATAAAGTCGCGCGCCGGGCGTTACGGGCTTGTGATCTGACCTCTGACGAGGCGATTGAGGCGCGGGTTGATGTGCTGCTCGGCCATCATAATCCGCTGCGCCGTGGTCTCGGAGTTGCGGAAGTGGACCGTGAGGCGATGATCAAGCAGATCAAGGAATTGGCTCCGAAAATCATTCCCTTCCTGGGGGCAAGCTGGCGGGCGCTGGACGAGATGCGTCGTGACCGCAAGCGTATTTTGTTTGAAGGCGCCCAGGGCATCATGCTCGACATTGATCACGGAACATATCCGTTTGTTACGTCGTCCAACACCATTTCATCCCAGGCGGCCGGCGGCAGTGGCACCGGCGCCAATACTCTGGATTATGTGCTCGGGATCACCAAGGCCTACACCACCCGTGTCGGTGAAGGGCCTTTCCCGACAGAATTGTTCGATGACGTCGGTAAAGGTCTTGGCGAACGCGGTCATGAATTTGGCACGGTCACCGGCCGTAGCCGGCGCTGCGGCTATTTCGATGCAGTGATGGTGCGACAGGCAACGAAAGTCGGGGGTATTTCCGGTATTGCCCTGACCAAACTTGACGTGCTGGACGGTATGGATGAACTGAAAGTTTGTATCGGGTATAAACTGGGGGAAGAAACCCTTGATTATTTCCCGGCTTCCACAGCAGATCAGGCGCGGGTGACGCCGATCTATGAAACACTTGAAGGCTGGTCCGAGAGTACTTTTGGGGCCCGCACCTGGAAAGATCTGCCGGCAACGGCGATCAAGTACATCCGCCGGATTGAAGAATTGATTGAAACGCCGGTGGCGCTTCTGTCCACCAGCCCGGAACGGGAAGACACTATTCTGGTGCAGGACCCGTTTGAAGATTAA
- a CDS encoding PEP-CTERM sorting domain-containing protein, with protein sequence MFKKILLIKAAVLVMTSFTYSAANATYIVGGPTANLQTQNGSYRWDGGSFVTDFRNALENPNNFGPTGTVNTTVDTVDVDLSTGNMSGLDGFLVPWWSSAESAAYDQRIVDFFLAGGDLWLLQDSSGRDGVGALLGLPTVGQTGALPVSGTPLLFDGPFGVATSVTQGGGEEGYLSTQDVLDHSGTVAATNTADQVIAAVWAPGQYAAGAGSLIVVADIDMFTTQADFDAMNGNAIFTLNAFAFLATSQDVPEPASLALLGFGLVSLAFVRRRRY encoded by the coding sequence ATGTTTAAAAAAATTCTATTAATTAAGGCTGCTGTTTTGGTGATGACGAGTTTCACTTATTCTGCTGCGAACGCCACTTATATAGTGGGTGGTCCAACGGCAAATCTTCAAACCCAAAATGGGAGTTACCGCTGGGATGGGGGATCCTTTGTCACGGATTTCAGGAATGCTCTGGAAAATCCAAATAATTTTGGCCCAACGGGCACTGTAAATACAACTGTCGATACAGTTGATGTTGATCTAAGTACAGGAAACATGTCCGGTTTAGACGGCTTTCTTGTTCCTTGGTGGAGTTCTGCCGAATCTGCAGCCTATGATCAGCGGATTGTCGATTTCTTTCTGGCGGGGGGGGATTTGTGGTTATTGCAGGATAGTTCTGGTCGTGACGGTGTTGGCGCATTGTTAGGCCTTCCAACGGTTGGCCAGACTGGCGCATTGCCGGTAAGTGGTACGCCGCTCTTATTCGATGGTCCTTTTGGTGTTGCGACGTCCGTCACTCAAGGGGGCGGTGAAGAGGGTTATCTGAGTACACAGGATGTGCTCGATCATTCAGGCACCGTTGCTGCCACAAATACGGCAGACCAGGTAATTGCAGCGGTCTGGGCACCGGGCCAATATGCAGCAGGGGCGGGATCGCTTATCGTCGTTGCTGATATTGATATGTTCACCACTCAGGCCGACTTCGACGCCATGAATGGTAATGCGATCTTTACATTGAACGCATTTGCCTTCCTCGCAACCTCGCAGGATGTTCCAGAGCCGGCTTCTTTGGCGCTATTGGGTTTTGGTTTGGTCAGTCTGGCCTTTGTTCGGAGACGTCGCTATTAG